One Castanea sativa cultivar Marrone di Chiusa Pesio chromosome 4, ASM4071231v1 DNA window includes the following coding sequences:
- the LOC142631741 gene encoding adenosylhomocysteinase, producing MALLVEKTTSGREYKVKDMSQADFGRLEIELAEVEMPGLMSCRTEFGPSQPFKGARITGSLHMTIQTAVLIETLTALGAEVRWCSCNIFSTQDHAAAAIARDSAAVFAWKGETLQEYWWCTERALDWGPGGGPDLIVDDGGDATLLIHEGVKAEELFEKNGTLPDPASTDNAEFQIVLTIIRDGLKTDPKRYHKMKQRLVGVSEETTTGVKRLYQMQFNGSLLFPAINVNDSVTKSKFDNLYGCRHSLPDGLMRATDVMIAGKVAVVAGYGDVGKGCAAALKQAGARVIVTEIDPICALQALMEGLQVLTLEDVVSEADIFVTTTGNKDIIMVDHMRKMKNNAIVCNIGHFDNEIDMLGLENYPGVKRITIKPQTDRWVFPDTNSGIIVLAEGRLMNLGCATGHPSFVMSCSFTNQVIAQLELWKERTSGKYEKKVYVLPKHLDEKVAALHLGKLGARLTKLSKDQADYISVPVEGPYKPAHYRY from the exons ATGGCTTTGTTGGTAGAGAAAACCACAAGCGGTCGTGAGTACAAGGTGAAGGACATGTCTCAGGCCGACTTCGGTCGTCTCGAGATCGAGCTGGCCGAAGTGGAGATGCCAGGTCTCATGTCCTGCAGAACTGAGTTCGGCCCTTCACAGCCCTTCAAGGGAGCCAGAATCACAGGCTCCCTCCACATGACCATCCAAACCGCTGTCCTCATCGAGACCCTGACGGCCCTCGGCGCCGAGGTCCGTTGGTGTTCATGCAACATCTTCTCGACCCAGGACCACGCCGCCGCCGCCATCGCCCGTGACTCCGCCGCCGTGTTCGCCTGGAAAGGGGAGACCCTTCAGGAGTACTGGTGGTGCACCGAGCGTGCTCTCGACTGGGGTCCCGGTGGTGGGCCCGATCTCATTGTCGATGACGGTGGTGACGCCACTCTGCTCATCCACGAGGGTGTTAAGGCCGAGGAGTTGTTCGAGAAGAATGGGACTCTCCCAGACCCTGCTTCCACCGACAACGCCGAGTTCCAGATTGTGCTGACCATTATCAGAGATGGGTTGAAGACAGACCCCAAGAGGTACCACAAGATGAAGCAAAGATTGGTTGGTGTGTCCGAGGAGACAACCACTGGAGTTAAGAGGCTTTACCAGATGCAGTTCAATGGTTCCCTCTTGTTCCCTGCTATTAACGTTAACGACTCCGTCACCAAGAGCAAG TTTGATAACTTGTATGGATGCCGCCATTCCCTCCCCGATGGTTTGATGAGGGCAACTGATGTCATGATTGCCGGCAAGGTTGCTGTTGTTGCTGGATATGGTGATGTTGGCAAGGGCTGTGCTGCTGCCTTGAAGCAAGCTGGTGCCCGTGTGATTGTGACTGAGATTGATCCAATTTGTGCTCTTCAGGCCCTTATGGAAGGCCTCCAAGTTCTAACCCTTGAGGATGTTGTATCTGAGGCTGACATCTTTGTAACCACCACCGGTAACAAGGACATCATCATGGTTGACCAcatgaggaagatgaagaacaaTGCCATTGTTTGCAACATTGGTCACTTTGACAATGAGATTGACATGCTTGGCCTTGAGAACTATCCAGGTGTGAAGCGCATCACCATCAAGCCCCAAACAGACAGGTGGGTCTTCCCTGATACAAACTCAGGCATCATTGTGTTGGCCGAGGGTCGGCTCATGAACTTGGGTTGTGCCACAGGGCACCCAAGTTTCGTGATGTCTTGCTCATTTACAAACCAGGTGATTGCACAGCTTGAGCTGTGGAAGGAGAGGACTAGCGGGAAATATGAGAAGAAGGTCTATGTCTTGCCAAAGCACCTTGATGAGAAGGTTGCTGCACTTCACCTTGGCAAACTTGGGGCTAGGCTCACCAAGCTCAGCAAGGACCAGGCTGACTATATTAGTGTCCCTGTGGAGGGTCCATACAAGCCTGCTCACTACAGGTACTGA
- the LOC142632514 gene encoding uncharacterized protein LOC142632514 yields the protein MPPPLPIDCLVCLNCPSIAHLSCVPPDSFAPSFLCPPCSNPNFSYFFSDFDPDAKTKQIKTEDGGNSSLRGHNEKAINKESTKALLAAARIATAFMNKVAATTQADAEKRVKDVSLAKKKAKEALEHQSGYALC from the coding sequence ATGCCTCCGCCTTTACCCATCGATTGTCTCGTTTGCCTCAATTGCCCTTCGATCGCTCACCTCTCTTGTGTTCCACCTGACTCTTTTGCTCCCTCTTTTCTCTGCCCTCCTTGCTCTAACCCTAATTTCTCTTACTTCTTCTCCGATTTTGATCCCGACGCTAAGACCAAGCAAATCAAGACTGAGGACGGAGGCAACTCCTCTCTCCGCGGCCATAATGAGAAAGCGATTAATAAGGAATCCACCAAGGCTTTGTTAGCAGCGGCAAGGATTGCTACCGCGTTTATGAACAAGGTGGCTGCTACAACTCAGGCTGATGCTGAAAAGCGCGTTAAGGATGTTTCTTTGGCCAAGAAGAAAGCCAAGGAAGCGTTGGAGCATCAATCTGGGTATGCTCTTTGCTAG